The Chloroflexota bacterium genome contains a region encoding:
- a CDS encoding UMP kinase, which translates to MPEPKYKRILLKLGGESLSGKGQTGIDPQSVAYLAEEVQAVKAHGVEIAIVIGGGNFWRGNDPYARSIDRATADYMGMLGTMLNALALQDALEKRGIYTRVQSAIEMRAIAEPYIRRRAIRHLEKGRVVIFGAGTGNPFFTTDTAGALRAKEIDADVLMKVTKVDGVYDKDPLKYPDAIKFASISYNQAIMMEQIQVIDNTALSLCMDNDLPIIVFDFFQPRSVERAVMGEPIGTLITK; encoded by the coding sequence ATGCCAGAACCAAAATACAAACGCATCTTGCTCAAACTGGGCGGAGAATCGCTGTCGGGCAAAGGACAAACCGGCATTGATCCGCAAAGTGTCGCGTATCTCGCGGAAGAAGTGCAAGCGGTCAAAGCGCACGGCGTCGAAATCGCGATTGTGATCGGCGGCGGCAATTTCTGGCGCGGCAATGATCCCTACGCGCGTAGCATTGATCGCGCGACGGCGGATTACATGGGAATGCTGGGGACGATGTTGAACGCGCTCGCGTTGCAAGACGCGCTCGAAAAGCGCGGCATCTACACCCGCGTCCAGTCCGCGATTGAAATGCGCGCGATTGCCGAACCGTACATCCGTCGCCGCGCGATCCGCCACCTCGAAAAGGGTCGCGTCGTCATCTTCGGCGCGGGCACCGGCAATCCGTTTTTCACAACCGACACCGCCGGCGCATTGCGCGCGAAAGAGATTGACGCCGATGTCTTGATGAAAGTGACCAAGGTGGACGGCGTGTACGACAAAGACCCGCTCAAGTACCCCGACGCGATAAAGTTCGCCAGCATTTCGTACAACCAGGCGATCATGATGGAACAAATCCAGGTCATAGACAACACGGCGCTGTCGCTGTGTATGGATAACGATTTGCCGATCATCGTGTTCGATTTCTTCCAACCGCGTTCCGTCGAACGCGCGGTGATGGGCGAACCGATTGGGACGTTGATTACCAAGTAG